A stretch of DNA from Oncorhynchus nerka isolate Pitt River linkage group LG22, Oner_Uvic_2.0, whole genome shotgun sequence:
CCATCCCGGAGGAAATGACCTTGGGATCCTTTGTTGGAGATATAGCAAAAGATCTGGGACTGGACCCGCAACGGCTCGTAGCCGGGAGAGCTCGGGTTTTCAGCGCGGGCGACAGTGAGTACGTAGGGCTGGACCGAGAAAAAGGACAATTGTTGGTAAAAGAGAGAATGGACCGGGAACAGCTATGTGCGGAGATGCCCGCATGTAGCTTCAGTTTCGATGTGATATTAGAGAATCCAATGGAACTGTTTCGAGTTACAGTTGAAGTACTAGATATCAACGATAATAGCCCAGTCTTTCCGAAGAGAGAAATTGAATTGGAAATCAGCGAGTTAGCCGTACCTGGTGCGCGTTTCTCTATCGAAAACGCGGTAGACCAAGACGTGGGCGAAAATGCACTTCAGAAATACATGTTAAACCCCACAGACCATTTTAATCTTAATATTCAAGGTAGCATAGATGACCGTAAACACATAGAGATGGTACTTCAAAAACCTCTGGACAGAGAAAAGACAAAGCATCACTATTTGACTTTAACTGCTGTCGATGGTGGAGACCCTCAGCGGTCTGGAACAGTTCAAATTCACATCGTCGTTCTCGATGTAAATGATAATGCCCCGGCATTTAGCCAAGCTACATATAAAGCATTTGTTCCAGAAAATGCAGCGAAAGGCACATTGATTACCACAGTAAGTGCGACAGATGCAGACGAGGGATCTAGCGTCAATATAGAGTATTATTTTGAGCATGCCACCAAAAGTATTCAAGAGCTATTCACAATCGACCCGATTTCAGGCGAGGTAAGAGTAGTAGGGGATATAGATTATGAAAAGAACAAACAATATCAAATAAAGGTAAAAGCCAAAGATCATGGTGGCTTAACAGACTCATGTAGCGTCGTTATTGATGTTATTGATATTAATGATAACATCCCGAAAATAACCGTCATGTCATTTTCTAGTGCCCTACCCGAGGACTCGGTCCCTGGCACTATTATAGCCATGATTAACATCCAGGATCTTGATTCCGCGGAAAATGCAGAGATAACATGTTCCATTCATAACAACCTTCCTTTCAAGATGGAATCATCTTTATCAAATTATTACAATCTGGTGACAGAATCTGTATTGGACAGAGAGCAAACAGCAGAGTATAATATAACAATCACGGCAGTAGATGGAGGCAGTCCGCCGCTCTCAAGTAAAAAGACGCTCAGTTTAAAGATATCGGATGTGAACGACCATTCACCCCAATTCCCCCAAGAAAGCTATGATGCCTATGTGTTTGAAAACAATGTTCCTTCCCGGTCTTTCTTTTCTGTGAGCGCTACAGATGCAGACCGGGGATCAAATGCTAGGGTATCATATTTCCTTGAGGATGGAAGTTTAAACGGGGCTCCACTCTCCGCATATTTGACAGTAAATTCCGACAGTGGGGTCCTTTACGCGGTGAAGCCCTTTGATTATGAGCAAATCAAATCTTTCAAAATCAATGTCAAAGCACAAGATGGAGGCTCACCCCCATTGAGTGGCAATGTGACTATAAACATATTCATAAAAGATGAGAACGACAATGTGCCTCAGGTTCTCTACCCAGTGCAGACGAGTGGCTCTCTGGTGGCTGAAATGGTGCCTCGTTCAGTAGATGTGGGCTATCTTGTCACTAAAGTGGTGGCTGTTGATGTGGACTCTGGACAAAATGCATGGCTCTCGTATAAACTGAAGAAAACGACAGACAGAGCGCTGTTTGAAATAGGCCTACAGAATGGAGAAATAAGAACCATACGCCAGGTCACTGATAAAGATGCAGTGAAACAAAAGCTCACTGTTGTAGTGGAAGACAACGGGCAGCCCTCTCGATCAGCTACAGTCAATGTGAACGTGGCAGTGGCGGACAGCTTCCCTGAAGTCCTCTCAGAATACACTGACATCACAGTGGACAGGGAATATGACAACAACCTGACTTTTTATCTGGTGTTGGCCTTGGCTGTGGTCTCGGTTCTGTTCATATTCTCCATCATTGCCATTGTCACAGTAAAAATCTACAGATGGAGACAGAATCGATTATTCTATAAATCTGCAGCAAACCTCCCAGTTATCCCATTTTACCCTCCCGTTTACCCAGACGGAACCCTGGGAACCCTACAACGTGTATACAACTATGAGGTGTGTGGAACCACTGACTCTAGGATGAGTAATGTGAAGTTTGCGAGGCCTTATAGCCAGAACACACTGGTGGATGTGAGTTGCATGGggacaatgcagagagaaaatagagagcaGGAAGATGCTGAGGTGAGACCCCCCCTCATACATTCACATACATTCTCTTGCCTCTGATCAAGATAACATTTACAACTGAAAGATGTTAGTAGCATGGTCCAAACTGTGGTATGTTGTATTGGTGGCTGGACTACAGGCAAGCACACTTTGACCCTCTTCCAATCTGTGTaatgtctgtctatctatatgaatGGGTGCAGATACACACAATGTATCTTTGGAGACCtttacctttataatgtgtaacGGGTTCTCCTACTATATATCAGTAAAGGCACTACATGGTGCTGACTAGAGTGTTATCGGTTTCTGTGTTCGTCTCAGCTTGGCCTATCAGTAACTAAATGGCAtttgggcagcaggtagccttgtggttaagagcgttgtgccagtaacagaaaggctgctggtttgaatccccaaaccaactaggtgaaaaatctgccgccgtgcccttgagcaaggcacttaactctaattgctcctgtaagttgttCTAGATAAGTGTAACGACGTTCGTctgtcgaaagagaggaccgaaatgcagcgtggtggttactcatgttctttaatgaagaatagcgatacatgaaataactataattaaacaaaacaacaaacggaacgcgaAAACTTATTaaagcctatctggtgaacactacacagagacaggaacaatcacccacaaaatacacagtga
This window harbors:
- the LOC115105794 gene encoding protocadherin gamma-A5-like isoform X4 produces the protein MAMRKNRLLEWPLCVFMVCAFSVYPVAGQVRYSIPEEMTLGSFVGDIAKDLGLDPQRLVAGRARVFSAGDSEYVGLDREKGQLLVKERMDREQLCAEMPACSFSFDVILENPMELFRVTVEVLDINDNSPVFPKREIELEISELAVPGARFSIENAVDQDVGENALQKYMLNPTDHFNLNIQGSIDDRKHIEMVLQKPLDREKTKHHYLTLTAVDGGDPQRSGTVQIHIVVLDVNDNAPAFSQATYKAFVPENAAKGTLITTVSATDADEGSSVNIEYYFEHATKSIQELFTIDPISGEVRVVGDIDYEKNKQYQIKVKAKDHGGLTDSCSVVIDVIDINDNIPKITVMSFSSALPEDSVPGTIIAMINIQDLDSAENAEITCSIHNNLPFKMESSLSNYYNLVTESVLDREQTAEYNITITAVDGGSPPLSSKKTLSLKISDVNDHSPQFPQESYDAYVFENNVPSRSFFSVSATDADRGSNARVSYFLEDGSLNGAPLSAYLTVNSDSGVLYAVKPFDYEQIKSFKINVKAQDGGSPPLSGNVTINIFIKDENDNVPQVLYPVQTSGSLVAEMVPRSVDVGYLVTKVVAVDVDSGQNAWLSYKLKKTTDRALFEIGLQNGEIRTIRQVTDKDAVKQKLTVVVEDNGQPSRSATVNVNVAVADSFPEVLSEYTDITVDREYDNNLTFYLVLALAVVSVLFIFSIIAIVTVKIYRWRQNRLFYKSAANLPVIPFYPPVYPDGTLGTLQRVYNYEVCGTTDSRMSNVKFARPYSQNTLVDVSCMGTMQRENREQEDAEQNPPNNDWRLNQQGQRPGPSGAGPHPEGAGGVVAGTGPWPNPPTEDEQIQALMAAANEVSEVTATLGPRYNAQFPMQHVPDYRQNVYIPGSTATLTANPQQMMSQPALQGPPQAMPQVNVPNAAHTPASKKKSTKKDKK
- the LOC115105794 gene encoding protocadherin gamma-A5-like isoform X2, encoding MAMRKNRLLEWPLCVFMVCAFSVYPVAGQVRYSIPEEMTLGSFVGDIAKDLGLDPQRLVAGRARVFSAGDSEYVGLDREKGQLLVKERMDREQLCAEMPACSFSFDVILENPMELFRVTVEVLDINDNSPVFPKREIELEISELAVPGARFSIENAVDQDVGENALQKYMLNPTDHFNLNIQGSIDDRKHIEMVLQKPLDREKTKHHYLTLTAVDGGDPQRSGTVQIHIVVLDVNDNAPAFSQATYKAFVPENAAKGTLITTVSATDADEGSSVNIEYYFEHATKSIQELFTIDPISGEVRVVGDIDYEKNKQYQIKVKAKDHGGLTDSCSVVIDVIDINDNIPKITVMSFSSALPEDSVPGTIIAMINIQDLDSAENAEITCSIHNNLPFKMESSLSNYYNLVTESVLDREQTAEYNITITAVDGGSPPLSSKKTLSLKISDVNDHSPQFPQESYDAYVFENNVPSRSFFSVSATDADRGSNARVSYFLEDGSLNGAPLSAYLTVNSDSGVLYAVKPFDYEQIKSFKINVKAQDGGSPPLSGNVTINIFIKDENDNVPQVLYPVQTSGSLVAEMVPRSVDVGYLVTKVVAVDVDSGQNAWLSYKLKKTTDRALFEIGLQNGEIRTIRQVTDKDAVKQKLTVVVEDNGQPSRSATVNVNVAVADSFPEVLSEYTDITVDREYDNNLTFYLVLALAVVSVLFIFSIIAIVTVKIYRWRQNRLFYKSAANLPVIPFYPPVYPDGTLGTLQRVYNYEVCGTTDSRMSNVKFARPYSQNTLVDVSCMGTMQRENREQEDAEQNPPNNDWRLNQQGQRPGPSGTYKYSTSTQEIWTPYGKARAGPHPEGAGGVVAGTGPWPNPPTEDEQIQALMAAANEVSEVTATLGPRYNAQFPMQHVPDYRQNVYIPGSTATLTANPQQMMSQPALQGPPQAMPQVNVPNAAHTPASKKKSTKKDKK